The region CTTCTCGCTGACCGGACCATTCCCCGCCCCGGCTCGGACCTGCTCCGCGCCAAACCACCGCAGCCGCAGTACCAGGCCGTGGCGATGTCGGGTGTGATGACTGATGTCCAGTTCGCCGCGGATCAGCCTTGGCCGCCCGTGTCGTTTGTCATACGGATGCACAACCCCGGCCGAACGTCCACCGTGCAGATCGCCGGGCGCGACGTACCGCTCGCCGCCAACTTTACAACGCCGCTGGTGAAAACGCTCGCGCGCAACGAACCGCGACGACATGCTGGCTTCGGCGGCCTGGTGGCGGGTACACATTGGGAAGACCTCGCCGGGCTGTACATGCTCGAACCGTTCGATCCGGAGCGTATTCCGGTCGTGTTCATCCACGGCCTGGTTTCTTCGTCGCTGGTCTGGGCCGAGATGTTCAACGACCTCTGGCGTGATCCGGAGGTACGTCAGACTTATCAGTTCTGGTATTTCATGTACCCCACCGGCTATCCATTCGCCTATTCGGCCGCGGCATTGGAGCAGGAACTGCGGCAGGTGCGGGACATGCACGACCCCGAACACAAGGCCCCGGCAATGGACCGGATGGTGCTGGTTGGCCACAGCATGGGGGGCCTGATTGCGCGTCGACTCGTGACGGACGCGGGTGAAGCGGTCTGGAACCGCTTCAGCGTGCTGCCTTATGACGACACGGTGCTTCGTGAGCAGGACCGTGAACTGGTGGAGCGCACCATCTTTTTCCAGGCCATGCCAGAGGTGGAACGGGTCATCTTCCTCGCGACACCGCACGAGGGCAGTGCGAACGCCGACCTTCGGCTTGGTCGTTTCGGCTCACGCGCGATCCGCCTCCCGCCGGAGATGTTGCGTGCGGCGGCGCAGATGATCGAAGCAAACCCCGGCCATGCGCGGACACCGATCAATCCCCGCCGTCCCGTCTCCACCGGGATCGATTCGCTCTCGCCCGGCTCGGCATTCATCCAGGCCCTCAGCGACCTGCCGCTCGCTCCCGGCGTGCATGCCCATTCGATCATCGGCAGCGAATCGCAAGGGCAACGTGACGAGCATGGCCAATCCGACTGGTCCGAGACGACCGACGGGCTTGTTCCCTACGCAAGCGCACACCTTCCCCAAGCCGAGTCGGAGTTGGTGATCCCGCAGTCCGATCATTCAGTGCCGTTGCATCCCGCTGCGATCAAAGAGGTCCTGCGTATCCTGCGCGACCATCGGGCAAAAGCGTCGAAGCCGCCCACCGACACGATGCCCTGACAAGTCACGGTACCCGCGCGGCAGGAACGACCGCATCATTGTGCATCAGGTGCTGTGCCTGTCGGGGCGTCCGCAGCGTCTGCGCGAGGACATGCGGCTACGGGCGGCGGAGGTGCTGGACCGCTTTGGCATCGAAGCGGAGGCATTGCTCGACACGACGACCCGGCGCACACCGCTGCGGTCGAAGTGGCTGCTGCGCGACAGGCTCGATATGGCCGTGGAGGAGGCGTACAACCATGTCGAATCGTGAGACGCCCGACCCCAACGAGCGCCCCACCTGGCCGCCGCAGTTCGCGCGACTGCTTCACGACAAGCATTGTCGGACCTGCAAGACGGAACTGGGGCCCGACGCGATCATTGGCCTTGGCGGGCAGATCATCCTCGCGCGCCACACTCCGTGCGCCGGCCCCGTCACGTTCGTGATCCTGCTGTGCCCGCACTGCCGATCAGTACAGACGCGCGTCGCCCCCGCGCCCCGGGACGTGGTGCTGGATGCCATCGCTCAGTTGTATGAGTGGGGCCGACGTCTGACGCCCCGCATGCCGCGGTCGATCAGCGACTGGAGGAAAGCCCGCCAGTGCACTTCGGCCTCGGACGTGGCGACGCTGCAGCCGAGCACGCAGCGTTTGCCGTCGGGCAGCACACCCACGGCGGTCAGCAGGGCGCGGGGCATGACGCTGCCACCATGACGCACCTTTTCGTAGCGGGCGTCGAGGATGAGGTAGCGCACGTCGCCCAGCGGCCGGTTGCGCCACGCCTCGAGCTGCGCGTCGAGTTCGGCGGCGGCGCGGCTGACCTGCGTACTGGTGACGGCCAGGCCGCAGAGTTCTTCCATGACCTTGGTGACTTTGCGTGTGCTGACGCCCTGAACGTACATCTCGGCGATGGCGAGCGTGAGGGCGCGTTCGCTACGGACGCCGCGCTCAAGCGCGTTGGGGTAGAACGGCCTGCCGTGCTCGTCGGCATAGCCGCGCGTCTGGGGAATCTGCAAGGGCAGTTCGCCCACGCGGGTGGTGATGGCTTTGGGCTTGAAGCCGTTGGCGTAGCCGCGACGCGGGTCGGTGCGCTGGTGGGAAGTTGCGCCGAGGGCCTGCTCGCGTTCGATGCGCATGGCATGGTTGAGCAGCGTGGTGAACGCGTCGGCCATGGCGTCGGGTCCGGCTTGAATGAGCAGTTCCATGAGCTGGCCGAGCGTGGTAGAGTTCTGTTGGGCATTCCGGGGGTGGGTCATCGAAGGCTCCTTGAAGGTTGTGATGAACGTTCAAGAAAGCCCAGATGGCCCGCCCTGATGCTGCAATTGGCTCACATTCATCAGGTCGTCGTGGATGAGCAAGGCAAGCCGCGCAACCATCGCCCGATCGAACATCTGCTTGGCCCGCGCATCAACTACGCCGGGCTGCTGGCGGCAATGGCGGAACAGACGCCGCGTCGCGTGCCGCTGCTGGTGGAGGTGCGCGATGTGACGGATGCAGTGCGAAGCTGCGAGGTGTTGCGGAACGGCTCGGTGACCGCCCGGCTCCCGACGTGCTCGTTTGTCGAAGCGTGTTGATGCCACTTGCGGAAAGCGGCGAACTTGCGAACGGTTGCCGATCATCAGGTCAATGCACGCCCTGTTCGAAATACCATCGTAGGTAATCAGGGACATTACAAAATTATGATGGGCGGCATGCCGGCAAAGGTTGTCATGGTCAACTGCACGGGAGCTAAGGTGCTGCTGAAAATGTCGGTGGTCGGTGGAACGGTGTCCGTTCTGTCCTGGACGTGCTTGGCCATCGGTGCCCTACTCTGATCCTCCGCACTGCCCAGCTGGCGCACAGCCAGCCAAGAGATAACGACCAGTTCGAGGAACCCATCAACGTGGGCGACAGTTTCACGGCACGGTCTGGCACTTGTCCCGGCCCACTTTAAAACCCTGTTCCGCAGCCACCTTCAACACTTGCCCACCGGGTAGCGCTCGCCCGCCAGATGCAGGGTGGGCATGCGCCAGTCGAGCATGACATGCTGTTTGCGCAGCGATGCACGTAGCCGCTCGGCCGGTACATCGCGCAACGAACAGTCGGCCTCGCACGCGAGCGCTGCGGCGGTGCCCGCGGCCTGACCGAGTTGCATCATGGTGCGTGACAGCCGACAGCTTGACGCGGCAAGCGCGCTGAAGCCGGCGGCCCGGCAGGCGATCATCAGGTTGGTCACGCCCCGCGGCAGCAAGCATCGCAGCGGCACGCCATAAGGTGCATCAAGTTCAGCACAGCCGCGGGCGATGTGTCGGCCGTGCGTATCCATCGCGTGGTCGGCGATGGCGATGATGTCCGCGTGCCGCTGACCAGCCAGTCCGGCGAGCAGGTCGTGCTCGGTCAACATGTAATCGCAGATGATCCGACGCGACTCGCGCACGCCCAGCCCCGGCGCGATCCAACTCATCCGATACCGCCGAAATTCCGGCACGTGTTGTTGCAGGTCGTGCCAGTGCGCTCTGACACGGCGGGTGCATTCGGCATACACGTCCGCATAGAGCATTTGTCGAAACGCATGGCCTTCCATCGTCGGCAGCATGTTGACGTTGTAATCGCCGTTAGGGTACTGCGTGAAGCTGGCGACCGGGAACCGCTCTCGCCACCAGCACGCAGCCGGTGTCTCCGCCGGCAACGGCTCGACGGCTTCGTCCGCCGCGGGCGTGATACGGTACACCAGTGTCACGCCATTGATGTTCCCGGTCGGCTGTTCCGGTGCATCCGGCTCACCAAAATCAGCCCGCGTGTCTTCACCTTCCCGCGCCGCACAACCCGCGGCCAGGCACAGCCAACCGTCGGCCGTGCCGTCAACATAACTGTGCGCCCGCACCGCCGTGGCGTCGCTGAGCACGACATGCTCGATCGCCGCATCACGCATCGCCACGCGGTCAAAGCCGACGTTGAAGCGCACTTCGCATCGGCCGGTCTCGGCCAGCAGCGCAGCCATTGCGCGGTGCATCGTCCAAGGTTCAAAGGGCACACCATGCCACAGCGATCGGCAGCGTGCCATGTCGTGCTTCAGTCCCTTTGTACCGTGGCGCTGCAACGTGTCGCGATAGCAGCGGGCCGGGTCGATCACCTGCTCGCCACCGGGGAACGGCCGACCGCCCTGCTCCGGGTCATGGTCGAGCATGTGTCGACCGAACGAGTAAACGCCGATTGCGCCCGGCTCGTCGCGCTTGATGCGCGTGTACAGATCAAACGGTATGCCCGTGCCACCGGCGCCCGGCTCCCAGACATTCACGCCGCAGCGCACCGCGTTGCCGCCGAGCGTGTCGCTCTTTTCCACCAGCAACACCGACCGGCCCAGCCGCGCCGCCGCCAGCGCCGCCGCATAGCCGCCCGACCCGGCGCCAATCACTGCCAGGTCATATGACGTCTCCTGCTGCCGTGACACGCAACCTCCGCCGCCGGTTACATCGGCGTAATGTCCTGCACCATCGGCTGCACGCGCATCTCCGGCACGACCAGGTGCGTCGGACGTGTGCAGATGTGTACGACCATCTCCCCGATGTCGTCCGCCTGAATGCACTGCGCCCGCACCTGCGGATCGACCGTGGGATGGCCCGCAATGCTCGCTGCGGCGGCAAATTCCGTCGCGCCCCACGATGGCGTCAACGTCGTCACGCGCACGCCCGCGTCGCGCAGCTCTACGTGCAGGCATCGACCGAACTGGTCCAGCCCCGCCTTCGCCGCCGAGTACGGGCCCCAGCCGGGCCAGGCATGCACCGCACACACGCTCGACACGTTGACGATCATGCCATCGCCCTGCCGCTTCATGATCGACGCCGCCCGCCGACAGCCGAGCATGACGCCCGTCAGATTCACCGCCACCGACTGGGCAATCTCATCATCTGACTGCTCGACCAACGGCTCCACCTTCACGCCGCCGCCGGCGTTGTTGACCAGGATGTCCACCCGCCCTTCTTCCGCCAGTACCCGCTCAAGCAGTCGATCCCAGTCGACCGGCGACCCTACGTCAGCGACCTGATGCTTCACGCCCAGCGTCGCCGCCGCTTCCTGCAGCGCCGATTCGGTGCGTCCGGTGATCCAGACCGTCGCGCCCGCCGCCGCAAGCTGGCGGGCAATGCCCAGCCCGAAACCACTCGAACCGCCCGTTACGATCGCGATCTTGTCGTTCAATGCCTTCAATGTTGCTCCCGTCATTTCAATGTGCCAGCAGGCCAAGCGATCAGGGCCTGCTCGATGTCTGCTCCAACGTCATGCCCGCCACCGCGAGCCCGACCGCCGATTCGCTACTCAGCCGCAGTTCCCGTACCTGCCGCTCCGGATGCGGGTTGATCACGTCCCAGACGTACAGCACCACGCCGTTCCGCTGCGGGTTGTTGCCAGTCCAACCCACGCGGCCGCGACGGACCGCATCGAAATACTGGTAGCCGCTCACTTCGATGCCGGCCGTGATCGGGCTCTGCGCCCGCGTGCCGTCGGCGTACGTCCATTGAAGCGTCGCCACCTGCTCCGGTGAGCCAACCATCCGCTCCAGCGCCCCGAGCATCCACACACGGCTCGCTTGCTGGTCCACAGCGAACGTCACCTGCGACGGCAGACCATTCGCCTGCTCATCACCACCAAGCACGAGCACCGATCGGCCAACGTTGTCGTCCGGGTTCACCAGGTCGAAGCGCACGCCGCCGTAGGTCGGCTGTTCGGGGAACGGCTCGACCGGGGCCGGCACATTGTGCACCGGATCGAGCCCCGTACGGTTCACCGGGAAGTAGCGCATGTCATCTCGCCCGCCGGCAAACCAACCGCGCGGCCGGTCGGACTCGTCCGGCTGATCGTGGAAGCCACGGTTGGCGTGCTCCGCCAATGCCACCGGAACGAACTGCCGATCGCCCGGCGTCAGTTGCCCGATGTCAGCCCCCGTATTCGCCAGCAATGTCAACGCCACCCGCGCCGAACGCGTCGCCTGTCGCGACACCGCCTCCGGCTCGTCCCAACGCACCTGGCTGACAATCAGTCGGCCCGATCCGACATCGCGCACCGCCAGCCCCGCCGGCCGCGTAAGCGCCCGCCAAGCTTCATCCCCACTCACTACGCCGCTGACGATTGCCGGCACATCGTCGCCCGCCTCGGCCCAGTACCAATCGTCATGGCTGAGCCCGGCCAACAGTGGGTCGCTTGTTACGTGAAGCAACTGCTGCGCATCGCTGGATTCCACCGTTACGCCGATGTCCAAGCGATCGGCCAGTTGCTCAGCCGCCGCCTCGCCCAACCGTTGCAGCAGCACGTCATGCCCCGATTCCAGGTAGTTCACAATCAGCGACAGCCGATCATCATCCAGCGATGACGAAGCATCCACCACCAGCACGCCTATCGGCTGCGATGTCGCTTCCACAAACGGCACGTCCAACGCCACCAGTCGATCACGTACCGGCGAGTTCTCACCCGCCGCTAACACCAGCGGTTCCGTACCCGGCGACACCGCCGGCTCGCCCAGCGAACCCACCAGCCGCTGAAGCAGCGCCATCGCCGCCGGCTCATCCGCCGCCTTCGACAACACCGGCATCTGGCACATCACATACGACCCCTCGCCACGGTGCAGCCGAAGCAGCGCTGCCGTGTCCAGCCCCTCCGGGCCACCGGCATCCAGCAATATTTCAAACCGCCCGCGGTCCGGCTTGAACAGGCTCCGCTCGACTGCCAGCGTGTCCGCGCCCCAGTAGCGCAGGTCCTGTTCGTCCAGCCCTTCCACCAGCGGGTCGTGTGGTGAACGCACGAACACATGCGCCGCCCGATGCTGTGGGTCGAGTTGCAGCGGCGTTGGCAGCCAACTCTCCGCCGGCACTTCCAGCCACAAGACGCGAAGGCCGTCGCGCACCGCCCGCTCCAGCTTCGCCCCTTCCTCGCTCGTCAGTTCCACGCCCGCCAGCACCAGCGACCTCGCCCCGCTGCCCAGCGCCGCCTCCAGCGAACGATGCGTGCCCCGTCGAAAGCGCGCGTTCGCCAGCGGGCCTGCCGCGTCATCGCCCGGCGTCACCAGCGCAACATCTTCCGCCTCGCCGAGTCGACGCACCACCGGAAACACCGTGTAGTCATATATGCGCTCCGTCAGCACCGTGTCGCCGGCTCGCAGCGTCAATCGCCACTGCACCGCCTCACGCTGCTGCACGCTTGGCATGTTCAACCGAACGTCGAAGCTCTGCCGTTCGCCGGCCCGCAACTCGAACGTCTCCCGTTGACTCGAAACCGTTTCGCCCGCCACCACCAGTTCATGCACTAACTCCGCAGCGAGGTCTTCAAACAACTGGTTGTAAGTGTGCACCGTCCGCCGGGCGCGCTCGTTCGAGCGAAACGTGCGCTGGAACGGCTGCACCGCGATCAGGTAGTCCGGCATCAACTGGCCAAAGTCATACGCCTCGTCCGGCACGCCCCACGGATTCCAGCCCGCCACCTCCGCGTGGTAATAGCGGTCGCCGGTTCGTCTGTACCTCAAGCCGGCGCTTTACCAGCGAGGCGGCAGCGCAGACGTGCCCAGGGATGGCCTGGTGGGCGACCGCTTGTCGCAGGTCATGATTGCGGTCAGGGGGGAGGAAGTCCGCATCGCTAATTTTCGTCTGGTGAATTACGCCGAGCCTGTGCATGAACTGCTCAGCGCGGAGGTCGAGACCTTCGACGCGCCGGTGCAGGAATATCCGCACATGGACGAGATCTTCCCGTTCGGGGTGATCACCACCGTGGGGGCGGGGAACGTGGTCAACGGCCGATTCTTTGACCAATCGCGGGAAGAGCGGGTTGCTCACGACCTGCTGGACATCCGCCGACATCATTTCAACGTGTGGTCCAACTTCGTCGACAACCGAGACGTCGATGCGCACCTCGAAGTGACCGGCAAGTATGACCTGAAACTGATCGAAACGGCTTATTCCAACGACAACAAGGCAGAAATGCCGGACGATCATCCGGTGATTGAGTCGATCCGGTCGCGTGAAGGCGACGATCGCCTGCTGGCGTGGTATGGCAAGGACGAGCCGACCGACACGCGGGCGTACATTGAGAACAAGATGCGGGTGAATCAGGAAGACCCGACAAGGCCGTATGTCAGCGCATTCGCCAATCCGCATATTGTGCAGACGCTCGGGCCTTACGTTGAGTTTTTGATTATTGATCCATATGTGCTTGAGCCTGGCGTGGATGGGGCGGCGGCGCTGATGAATGTGACGCGCGACATTGAGCAGGCCCGAACGGTGGCGCCAGACGCACGGACGTGGGTGATCCCGCAGGCGTACAGCCGGCGTCGAGGGCGATCGGTGACGCTGCGCGAGCCTGTGCCGGAAGAAATCCGCATGAGCGTTTTCTCGGGTCTGGCGTCGGGAGCGCGCGGGTTCATTTTTTTCCTCTACAACGATACCGTGACGTACCTCGACGGTACGCATAGGAGTGAAGAATTCGATCACACGATGGTCGACCCGTGGGGCAATGCGCTTCCGATGCACACCGAAGCCGGGAACCTGGCCAAGGCGCTGATTCCCGTCATGCCGGAGGTGCTTCAGCATGGTGAGCAAACGACCGACCTTGAGGAAATCGGCATCCGCCTGGAGGGTAGGGCACTCGTGGACGTGACGACGGGCGAGCGTGGCGATTTCCTGATTCTCGCCAACCGTCACATCGACCGCCGTCTCGCGGCCACACTGCAAGCTGCTGATCCGGGCA is a window of Phycisphaerales bacterium AB-hyl4 DNA encoding:
- a CDS encoding esterase/lipase family protein, whose product is EQATRHLFGQPIEIDYAWQAEPWQPDTFELFNPMNRYRAYGVQHEHRQYGIGASLLADRTIPRPGSDLLRAKPPQPQYQAVAMSGVMTDVQFAADQPWPPVSFVIRMHNPGRTSTVQIAGRDVPLAANFTTPLVKTLARNEPRRHAGFGGLVAGTHWEDLAGLYMLEPFDPERIPVVFIHGLVSSSLVWAEMFNDLWRDPEVRQTYQFWYFMYPTGYPFAYSAAALEQELRQVRDMHDPEHKAPAMDRMVLVGHSMGGLIARRLVTDAGEAVWNRFSVLPYDDTVLREQDRELVERTIFFQAMPEVERVIFLATPHEGSANADLRLGRFGSRAIRLPPEMLRAAAQMIEANPGHARTPINPRRPVSTGIDSLSPGSAFIQALSDLPLAPGVHAHSIIGSESQGQRDEHGQSDWSETTDGLVPYASAHLPQAESELVIPQSDHSVPLHPAAIKEVLRILRDHRAKASKPPTDTMP
- a CDS encoding transposase; this encodes MTHPRNAQQNSTTLGQLMELLIQAGPDAMADAFTTLLNHAMRIEREQALGATSHQRTDPRRGYANGFKPKAITTRVGELPLQIPQTRGYADEHGRPFYPNALERGVRSERALTLAIAEMYVQGVSTRKVTKVMEELCGLAVTSTQVSRAAAELDAQLEAWRNRPLGDVRYLILDARYEKVRHGGSVMPRALLTAVGVLPDGKRCVLGCSVATSEAEVHWRAFLQSLIDRGMRGVRRRPHSYN
- a CDS encoding FAD-dependent oxidoreductase is translated as MSRQQETSYDLAVIGAGSGGYAAALAAARLGRSVLLVEKSDTLGGNAVRCGVNVWEPGAGGTGIPFDLYTRIKRDEPGAIGVYSFGRHMLDHDPEQGGRPFPGGEQVIDPARCYRDTLQRHGTKGLKHDMARCRSLWHGVPFEPWTMHRAMAALLAETGRCEVRFNVGFDRVAMRDAAIEHVVLSDATAVRAHSYVDGTADGWLCLAAGCAAREGEDTRADFGEPDAPEQPTGNINGVTLVYRITPAADEAVEPLPAETPAACWWRERFPVASFTQYPNGDYNVNMLPTMEGHAFRQMLYADVYAECTRRVRAHWHDLQQHVPEFRRYRMSWIAPGLGVRESRRIICDYMLTEHDLLAGLAGQRHADIIAIADHAMDTHGRHIARGCAELDAPYGVPLRCLLPRGVTNLMIACRAAGFSALAASSCRLSRTMMQLGQAAGTAAALACEADCSLRDVPAERLRASLRKQHVMLDWRMPTLHLAGERYPVGKC
- a CDS encoding SDR family oxidoreductase — its product is MTGATLKALNDKIAIVTGGSSGFGLGIARQLAAAGATVWITGRTESALQEAAATLGVKHQVADVGSPVDWDRLLERVLAEEGRVDILVNNAGGGVKVEPLVEQSDDEIAQSVAVNLTGVMLGCRRAASIMKRQGDGMIVNVSSVCAVHAWPGWGPYSAAKAGLDQFGRCLHVELRDAGVRVTTLTPSWGATEFAAAASIAGHPTVDPQVRAQCIQADDIGEMVVHICTRPTHLVVPEMRVQPMVQDITPM